A DNA window from Pseudarthrobacter sp. W1I19 contains the following coding sequences:
- a CDS encoding NosD domain-containing protein, whose product MSSNNYYDVTTWPVGNAAKDVGEVINSIIADVKDRQSATDENSGGKPGAVIYLPPGDYHLRTQVVIDISFLRIQGSGHGFTSSSIRFNVPEDEWPGLHELWPGGSRVIVDLPQGAETEESAGAAFYVERTGSPRISSVEFSNFCIDGLHFEADGSGMHPENTYVNGKTGIFVANENDSFRVTGMGFVYLENALTIYNADALSVHDNFIAECGSCIELRGWGQASKVTDNLVGAGFKGHSIYAENHGGLLITANNVFPRGASSVHLAGVTRSSITNNRLHSFYPGMLILAADSSENLVATNHFLRDHEPWTPFVGVGNGLDDLTGLLSVNGSNNSVIGNHFSYIIDAESIQPAGAAPVIIRLVAGGGNFVSNNHAVAMDVHATSSDSCFSAQVDALLTTEASKVLAVTAVSVDPASARNTVLDSGSEAQIVADRAVNAIRATPAIGS is encoded by the coding sequence ATGTCAAGCAACAACTACTACGACGTGACCACGTGGCCGGTCGGCAATGCAGCCAAAGACGTCGGTGAAGTCATCAACAGCATCATCGCGGACGTCAAGGACCGGCAGTCCGCCACCGACGAGAACAGCGGGGGAAAGCCGGGCGCCGTGATCTACCTTCCGCCCGGCGATTACCATCTCCGGACGCAGGTGGTGATCGACATCAGCTTCCTTCGCATCCAGGGCTCGGGGCATGGCTTTACGTCCTCAAGCATCCGGTTCAACGTTCCCGAGGATGAATGGCCCGGCCTTCATGAGCTGTGGCCGGGCGGGAGCCGCGTTATCGTCGACCTTCCCCAAGGCGCAGAAACCGAGGAATCCGCTGGAGCCGCCTTCTACGTTGAGCGGACCGGGAGCCCACGGATCAGCTCGGTGGAGTTCTCCAACTTCTGCATCGACGGGCTGCACTTCGAGGCGGATGGCTCTGGGATGCATCCGGAGAACACCTACGTCAACGGCAAGACCGGCATCTTTGTCGCCAACGAAAATGACTCATTCCGCGTCACCGGCATGGGCTTCGTCTACTTGGAGAACGCCCTCACCATCTACAACGCGGACGCGCTTTCGGTGCACGACAACTTCATCGCTGAATGCGGAAGCTGCATAGAGCTGCGCGGGTGGGGGCAGGCATCGAAGGTCACCGACAACCTGGTGGGAGCGGGCTTCAAGGGCCATTCGATCTACGCCGAGAACCATGGCGGGCTCCTGATCACCGCGAACAATGTCTTCCCCCGTGGGGCGAGCAGCGTCCACCTGGCCGGAGTCACGCGTTCAAGCATCACCAACAACCGCCTGCACTCGTTCTACCCCGGGATGCTGATTCTCGCAGCGGACAGTTCGGAAAACCTCGTGGCCACCAACCACTTCCTGCGTGACCATGAACCCTGGACGCCCTTCGTGGGAGTAGGCAACGGACTGGATGACCTCACCGGACTTCTCAGCGTCAACGGCAGCAACAACTCAGTGATCGGCAACCACTTCTCCTACATCATCGATGCAGAGAGCATCCAACCGGCCGGTGCTGCGCCTGTAATCATCCGGCTGGTGGCGGGGGGCGGAAACTTCGTCTCCAACAACCATGCGGTGGCGATGGACGTTCACGCCACATCAAGCGACTCCTGCTTCTCCGCCCAGGTGGACGCCCTGCTGACCACCGAGGCTTCGAAAGTCCTCGCCGTTACGGCCGTCTCGGTGGATCCCGCATCCGCCCGGAATACCGTCCTGGATTCCGGAAGTGAGGCCCAGATCGTCGCGGACAGGGCCGTGAACGCCATCAGGGCCACACCCGCCATCGGCTCCTGA
- a CDS encoding carbohydrate ABC transporter permease — MRISDRRFALFLMTPAALFLAVFVAFPLFRLVADSFFKISPIAGGPRDFVGLDNYFRAFASEAFTGAGWRTLGYTLIVVTLEFALGLGMALLFTTLGRSSQIWRTVFMYPLMIAPIVAGLLWKFLMIDNFGLIGTLLHQAGILSNPNQIGWLSDPNIVLYSVAIPDIWLTTSFMCLVLFAGLQNIPGDLIEAARLDGARAPALLFRIILPLLRPVIAVALVVRGIDAARAFDTILIQTNGGPQSASETMSLLIYRTMIRFGDPGLASAMGTLYLLAMLAVAFVAVSTIWRPGKDS; from the coding sequence GTGCGTATCTCCGATCGCCGCTTCGCATTGTTCCTGATGACACCAGCGGCGCTGTTCCTGGCAGTGTTTGTCGCGTTCCCGTTGTTCCGCCTCGTTGCGGACAGCTTCTTCAAGATCTCACCGATTGCCGGCGGTCCCCGCGACTTTGTGGGCCTGGACAACTACTTCCGGGCCTTCGCCTCCGAAGCCTTCACCGGCGCCGGCTGGCGGACCCTGGGCTACACCCTCATCGTGGTCACCCTCGAATTCGCCCTCGGCCTGGGCATGGCCCTGCTGTTCACCACCCTTGGGCGCAGCTCCCAAATCTGGCGGACCGTGTTTATGTACCCGCTGATGATCGCCCCGATTGTGGCAGGCCTCCTCTGGAAGTTCCTCATGATCGACAACTTCGGCCTCATCGGAACCCTCCTGCACCAGGCCGGCATCCTGTCCAACCCCAACCAGATCGGCTGGCTCTCAGACCCGAACATCGTGCTCTACTCCGTGGCCATTCCGGACATCTGGCTGACTACGTCGTTTATGTGCCTGGTGCTCTTCGCCGGCCTGCAGAACATCCCAGGGGATCTCATCGAAGCCGCCCGCCTCGACGGTGCACGCGCACCGGCCCTGCTGTTCCGCATCATCCTGCCCCTCCTGCGCCCGGTCATCGCCGTCGCCCTGGTGGTCCGCGGCATTGATGCGGCCCGGGCATTCGACACCATCCTCATCCAGACCAACGGCGGCCCGCAGTCCGCCTCCGAAACCATGAGCCTGCTCATCTACCGGACCATGATCCGCTTCGGCGATCCCGGACTGGCCAGTGCCATGGGCACCCTCTACCTGCTGGCCATGCTCGCCGTCGCGTTTGTTGCGGTGTCCACCATCTGGCGGCCAGGAAAGGACAGCTGA
- a CDS encoding glycoside hydrolase family 32 protein, with translation MSSYLDAARLETAPAETSGFRPAIHFTARDTWLNDPNGLVFHDGLYHLFFQNNPFGSVWGNMSWGHATSHDLLHWTEHAVAIACDEKEDIFSGSVVVDHGNTSGFGTADAPALVAIYTSAFKAASGHSGTQAQSLAYSTDAGMTWQKYDANPVLTRNSAHFRDPKVFRYQGRDGEFWVMVAVEAQHQTVVFYRSEDLKSWEFLSDFGPANADQGEWECPDLFPLAVDGDSDNVKWVLIVNVNPGAVAGGSGGQYFVGDFDGVRFIPDSGSVVAPAGVAAISDPTAAAAALQQCLWLDWGRDCYASVSFSNAPDDRRIIIGWMNNWDYANQLPTAPWRSSMTLARELRLSTVNGAARLVQQPLLAGHGTSTEVPAARAQLTADPFELRDSILRLPDAVPGSAQIIEADILPGSTGQVAFHLFANGEGSTGTVLGYNAASGQLVLDRRQSGNTGFHEKFSSVESAPLVLEDGVLKVQIVVDHCSVEVFAQGGKVVLTDLVFPAADSQENWLSAEGGAAAILKLTVSTLA, from the coding sequence ATGTCCAGTTACCTTGATGCCGCACGCCTGGAAACAGCCCCGGCGGAAACATCCGGCTTCCGGCCTGCCATCCACTTCACGGCAAGGGACACCTGGCTGAACGATCCCAACGGCCTGGTTTTCCACGACGGCCTGTACCACCTCTTCTTCCAGAACAACCCGTTCGGCAGCGTCTGGGGCAATATGTCCTGGGGCCACGCCACTTCCCATGATTTGCTGCACTGGACCGAGCACGCTGTGGCCATTGCCTGCGACGAAAAGGAGGACATCTTTTCCGGCAGCGTGGTGGTGGACCACGGCAACACCTCCGGTTTCGGCACGGCGGACGCTCCTGCCCTCGTAGCCATCTACACCAGTGCCTTCAAAGCCGCGTCGGGACACAGTGGCACCCAGGCCCAGTCCCTGGCCTACAGCACAGACGCGGGAATGACGTGGCAGAAGTACGACGCCAACCCTGTCCTCACCCGCAATTCAGCGCATTTCCGCGATCCCAAAGTGTTCCGCTATCAAGGGCGCGATGGCGAGTTCTGGGTCATGGTCGCCGTCGAAGCGCAGCACCAGACGGTGGTCTTCTACCGGTCGGAGGACCTCAAGTCCTGGGAGTTCCTCAGCGACTTCGGCCCGGCCAACGCGGACCAAGGCGAATGGGAATGCCCGGATCTCTTTCCCCTGGCGGTGGACGGGGATTCGGACAACGTCAAGTGGGTGCTCATCGTGAACGTCAACCCCGGGGCCGTGGCGGGCGGGTCCGGTGGCCAGTACTTCGTGGGGGATTTCGACGGCGTCCGCTTCATCCCTGATTCCGGTTCCGTGGTGGCGCCGGCAGGAGTGGCAGCCATCAGCGACCCCACGGCGGCAGCTGCAGCCTTGCAGCAATGCCTGTGGCTGGACTGGGGACGCGACTGCTACGCCTCAGTTTCTTTCAGCAACGCCCCTGACGACCGGCGCATCATCATTGGCTGGATGAACAACTGGGACTACGCCAACCAGTTGCCCACCGCCCCCTGGCGTTCCTCAATGACCCTCGCCCGGGAACTGCGCCTCTCAACAGTCAACGGTGCAGCGCGCCTGGTCCAGCAACCGTTGCTGGCCGGCCACGGCACCAGCACCGAGGTTCCTGCTGCCAGGGCCCAACTGACCGCGGATCCCTTTGAGCTGCGGGATTCGATCCTCCGGTTGCCGGATGCGGTACCGGGCAGCGCCCAGATCATCGAGGCGGATATCCTGCCGGGAAGCACCGGACAGGTGGCCTTCCATCTCTTCGCAAATGGTGAAGGAAGCACGGGGACCGTGCTGGGTTACAACGCCGCCAGCGGCCAACTCGTCCTGGATCGCAGGCAGTCCGGCAACACGGGCTTCCACGAGAAATTTTCTTCCGTGGAGTCAGCCCCGCTGGTCCTTGAGGACGGGGTGCTCAAGGTGCAGATCGTCGTCGACCATTGCTCGGTGGAGGTCTTTGCCCAAGGCGGCAAGGTGGTCCTGACTGACCTCGTCTTCCCCGCAGCCGACAGCCAGGAAAACTGGCTATCGGCTGAGGGAGGCGCAGCGGCAATACTGAAGCTCACGGTCTCAACGCTCGCCTAA
- a CDS encoding carbohydrate ABC transporter permease — translation MRVAERIKNDAGKSPAAVAGPSVPTTGSGSVRKRRGVNREGLEAGRRSTRTLLWILLAAAMVLYGFPFLYLLFTSFKTPIDTIAVPPTILPKEWTLENYANALGRSGVVASFINSIQTAIISTLLSLVLAVPAAYGITRYQTLSGRIFIMAALVTRMVPPVAIGIPLASMMASMGLADTPIALSIAHTTISLPLSIWLMSSFFEAVPRDLEEAATVDGCSRLGALWRVVIPVVSGGIAVTAIFAFLASWNEFLFALLMTAIRSQTTPVVIANFQTQFGLDWGSMTALAAVYSIPVILLTLLLQRKIVAGMTLGAVKG, via the coding sequence ATGCGCGTCGCCGAGCGAATTAAGAACGACGCCGGGAAGTCACCTGCAGCAGTTGCGGGACCTTCTGTGCCAACCACCGGAAGCGGCAGCGTCCGCAAGCGCCGGGGTGTCAACCGTGAAGGCCTGGAAGCAGGCCGGCGCAGCACCAGGACCCTCCTGTGGATCCTCCTGGCGGCAGCAATGGTGCTCTACGGATTCCCGTTCCTGTACCTTCTCTTCACATCCTTCAAGACCCCCATCGACACCATCGCGGTGCCGCCCACCATCCTGCCGAAGGAATGGACGCTGGAGAACTACGCCAACGCCTTGGGCCGCAGCGGTGTGGTGGCCTCCTTCATCAACAGCATCCAGACGGCCATCATCAGCACCCTGCTGTCACTGGTGCTGGCGGTACCCGCGGCCTACGGCATCACCAGGTACCAGACCCTCAGCGGCCGGATCTTCATCATGGCCGCCCTGGTTACCCGCATGGTGCCGCCGGTGGCCATCGGCATACCGCTTGCCTCGATGATGGCGTCCATGGGCCTGGCCGATACACCCATCGCGTTGTCAATCGCCCACACCACCATCTCGCTGCCGCTCTCGATCTGGCTGATGTCCAGCTTCTTCGAAGCGGTGCCCAGGGACCTGGAGGAAGCGGCCACCGTGGACGGTTGCAGCAGGCTTGGAGCCCTGTGGCGGGTGGTGATCCCGGTGGTGTCCGGCGGCATCGCTGTCACCGCGATCTTCGCCTTCCTGGCCTCCTGGAACGAGTTCCTGTTCGCACTCCTGATGACGGCGATCCGTTCCCAGACAACGCCGGTGGTGATTGCAAACTTCCAGACCCAGTTCGGCCTGGACTGGGGGTCCATGACGGCGCTGGCCGCCGTGTACTCCATCCCGGTCATCCTGCTGACCCTGCTTTTGCAGCGCAAGATCGTCGCAGGCATGACGCTCGGCGCGGTCAAGGGCTAG
- a CDS encoding DUF2975 domain-containing protein — MKINHLAVIALRIVLVGAFLLLVLFQVMSLPGQFAHMAAENPERAYLQWPLTIFAILEVACVQVVIVSTWKLLTMVKRDQIFSRRAFVWVDAIMWAIAAGWTMLAVFSAIVILNADDPGVPLLLILMLAAGAAVGLVVVVLRALLRQAADLRLDMEAVI; from the coding sequence ATGAAGATCAATCACCTGGCAGTCATTGCCCTCCGGATCGTGCTCGTTGGGGCTTTCCTCCTCCTGGTCCTGTTCCAAGTGATGTCCCTGCCGGGGCAGTTCGCCCACATGGCAGCGGAAAACCCGGAGCGGGCCTACCTGCAGTGGCCGCTCACCATCTTCGCCATCCTTGAGGTGGCCTGCGTCCAGGTGGTGATCGTCAGCACGTGGAAGCTGCTCACCATGGTCAAGCGCGACCAGATCTTCAGCCGGCGGGCTTTTGTGTGGGTGGACGCGATCATGTGGGCCATCGCGGCGGGCTGGACCATGCTGGCGGTGTTCTCCGCCATTGTGATCCTCAATGCCGATGACCCGGGCGTGCCGCTCCTGCTGATCCTGATGCTTGCGGCCGGGGCCGCCGTCGGGCTGGTGGTGGTGGTGCTCCGCGCCCTGCTCCGGCAGGCCGCGGACCTGCGCTTGGATATGGAAGCGGTAATCTGA
- a CDS encoding helix-turn-helix transcriptional regulator, giving the protein MPIVVRIDVELARQKMSVGEFADRVGLTPANVAVLKNGRAKAVRFSTLEAMCRVLNCQPGDLLEFVED; this is encoded by the coding sequence ATGCCCATTGTGGTGCGCATCGACGTCGAACTGGCCAGGCAGAAGATGAGCGTGGGGGAGTTCGCCGACCGCGTGGGTCTCACGCCCGCCAACGTGGCGGTGCTCAAAAACGGACGCGCGAAGGCCGTCCGCTTCAGCACCTTGGAGGCCATGTGCCGCGTCCTGAACTGCCAGCCGGGCGACCTGCTGGAGTTTGTGGAGGACTGA
- a CDS encoding ABC transporter substrate-binding protein, with protein sequence MSTRKTINRFVTIGGVCTAVALAATGCGAGGPSTTGSAGTSTVNVLVEAGGHAELTGVAEQCKKDAGVNVNFVELPYDGMFNRLSSEFSSGNVSFDVAALDSVWLPSFKDAVQPIDEIFTDEAKKDIFPALVKEANVDGHFIGLPAWTNAEIILYRKDLFEDAKNKADFQAKYGYELAAPTTWKQYQDIAEFFTKDGMYGTDVKGGVETEWLAHVLQAGSPMVLDGDKVVIDNAAHKEALDFYVSLAKSAPSGAAQVDWAAAQNLFNQGKTAMTRFWAHAYRQIPKDSPVAGKVGTAPMIAGSAGIGGVPGPWYLTVPKATKNTDAAKKFIKCAYDNNSMGIESSLGLASRISAFEKYQDKAGYESFGPLIETLNGKATATRPATEKWQQIVDTVLVPMLQKAVAGGDSATLLADAKKQIEDLLK encoded by the coding sequence ATGTCCACTCGAAAGACCATCAACAGGTTCGTCACCATCGGCGGCGTCTGCACCGCCGTGGCATTGGCAGCCACCGGGTGCGGCGCGGGGGGCCCGTCCACCACGGGTAGCGCCGGCACCAGCACCGTCAACGTCCTGGTGGAAGCAGGCGGCCACGCCGAGCTGACCGGCGTCGCCGAACAGTGCAAAAAGGACGCCGGAGTAAACGTCAACTTCGTAGAACTGCCCTATGACGGCATGTTCAACCGCCTCTCCAGCGAGTTCTCCTCCGGCAACGTTTCCTTCGACGTCGCAGCCCTGGACTCGGTCTGGCTGCCCAGCTTCAAGGATGCCGTCCAGCCCATCGACGAGATCTTCACCGATGAAGCCAAGAAGGACATCTTCCCGGCCCTGGTCAAGGAAGCGAATGTGGACGGGCACTTTATCGGCCTGCCTGCCTGGACCAACGCGGAAATCATCCTTTACCGCAAGGACCTCTTCGAGGACGCCAAGAACAAGGCCGACTTCCAGGCCAAGTACGGCTATGAGCTCGCCGCCCCCACCACCTGGAAGCAGTACCAGGACATCGCCGAGTTCTTCACCAAGGACGGCATGTACGGCACCGACGTCAAGGGCGGCGTCGAGACCGAATGGCTCGCCCATGTCCTGCAGGCCGGCTCGCCCATGGTCCTGGACGGGGACAAGGTGGTCATTGACAACGCGGCGCACAAGGAAGCCCTGGACTTCTACGTCAGCCTGGCCAAGTCCGCTCCGTCAGGCGCCGCCCAGGTGGACTGGGCTGCCGCGCAGAACCTGTTCAACCAGGGCAAGACGGCCATGACACGCTTCTGGGCCCATGCCTACCGGCAGATCCCCAAGGATTCACCGGTGGCCGGCAAGGTGGGCACCGCTCCCATGATCGCCGGGTCTGCCGGCATTGGCGGAGTCCCGGGGCCCTGGTACCTCACCGTCCCCAAGGCCACCAAGAACACGGACGCGGCCAAGAAGTTCATCAAGTGCGCCTATGACAACAACAGCATGGGCATCGAATCAAGCCTCGGCCTGGCGTCCCGCATCTCGGCCTTTGAGAAGTACCAGGACAAGGCAGGCTACGAAAGCTTTGGTCCGCTGATTGAAACCCTCAATGGCAAAGCCACGGCCACCCGCCCGGCCACCGAAAAGTGGCAGCAGATCGTGGACACCGTCCTGGTACCCATGCTGCAGAAAGCCGTGGCCGGCGGTGACTCCGCCACCCTCCTCGCAGATGCCAAGAAGCAGATCGAGGACCTCCTCAAGTAA
- a CDS encoding LacI family DNA-binding transcriptional regulator, with protein sequence MSNKNIGIKDVATAAGVSVTTVSHVLNEVAYARISPETRDKVRSAAEQLGYGPNRLAQALRTQRTGMLGLVSEDIATTPHAGRIILGAEEAAKARGYNLMIINTSGSASLESRRDDVEALLERRVDGILYATMYHRIVELPANLGSVPSVLVDSVAAAGNITAVIPDEEGGARTAVEALLAAGHRRIGFLNNTDDVPATRQRLHAFRATLKEAGLDGGAAPVESEVSEVHGGYAAARRMLSRKDRGDMPTALFCYNDRMAMGAYRAAAELGLTIPGDLSVVGFDDQELIAANLHPGLTTVALPHYEMGAWATEHLIDAVEGKTDLSLMALHPTILSCPLVRRDSITAPPQ encoded by the coding sequence ATGAGCAACAAGAACATCGGGATCAAGGACGTGGCCACTGCCGCCGGCGTGTCCGTGACAACTGTCTCCCACGTCCTCAATGAAGTGGCCTATGCCCGGATCAGCCCCGAAACCCGGGACAAGGTCCGGTCCGCTGCGGAACAACTGGGGTACGGTCCAAACCGCCTGGCCCAGGCTCTTCGCACCCAGAGGACCGGCATGCTGGGCCTGGTGAGCGAAGATATTGCCACCACGCCCCACGCCGGCCGGATCATCCTGGGCGCCGAGGAGGCTGCCAAAGCGCGCGGGTACAACCTCATGATCATCAACACCTCCGGCTCAGCCAGCCTCGAATCCCGGCGGGACGACGTGGAAGCCCTCCTGGAACGCCGGGTTGACGGCATCCTGTACGCCACCATGTACCACCGCATCGTGGAGCTGCCGGCCAATCTCGGCAGCGTTCCCTCCGTCCTGGTGGACTCGGTGGCCGCCGCCGGAAACATCACCGCCGTCATCCCGGATGAGGAAGGCGGTGCCCGCACCGCGGTGGAAGCCTTGCTCGCGGCCGGGCACCGGCGGATCGGCTTCCTTAATAACACCGACGATGTCCCCGCCACCCGCCAGCGGCTCCATGCCTTCCGGGCCACGCTGAAGGAAGCAGGGCTCGACGGCGGTGCGGCGCCTGTGGAGTCCGAGGTGTCCGAGGTGCACGGCGGCTATGCGGCTGCCCGCCGGATGCTGTCACGCAAGGACCGAGGCGATATGCCTACGGCCTTGTTCTGCTACAACGACCGCATGGCGATGGGCGCCTACCGCGCCGCTGCCGAGTTGGGACTTACCATCCCCGGCGACCTTTCAGTGGTGGGCTTTGATGACCAGGAGCTGATCGCCGCCAACCTCCACCCGGGCCTCACCACCGTGGCCCTGCCGCACTACGAGATGGGTGCCTGGGCCACCGAGCACCTGATTGACGCCGTCGAGGGCAAGACAGACCTTTCCCTGATGGCGCTTCACCCAACCATTCTCAGCTGCCCCCTGGTGCGCCGCGATTCCATCACGGCTCCGCCGCAATAG